TGACAGATGTAACGTCATCGTTCCCTCAGCCTTTACCTTACTTACCTGCCCGTGGAGTGCAAGAAAGACCAGAGAATAGAGAAAAGAATCATCCGAAGGCCACGAACAACTCGCAGTTAATGGACTCGGACTCCAGCAGCGAAGGTAGTGAAGTGTGCGAGTCAGACATCCCAGCTTCGGCCGCTTCTGGTGCAGACAAAATGAGCACCAACTCTACCTCAAAGTTTCGTAAGTTTTCATCAAATGGGCATATTGAATGATTCATAAGGCGCCCTTTCAACTGTCTGAACTACCAGATAGTCAGATGCGTGTCAACCCTCATGTTGCTTAttctacacacaccacacgcacacgcacacgcacacgcacacgcacacacacacacacacacgatacacacGTTACCTTGATGTCTAGACCCAAATCAGCTAAAGGTTCCCCTTCATATCTTTTTCAGTTTTAAATGCTATGGCGGTAGATGATTACCGCAAAAACCACTGGCCAAATCTTGAGAAGGCCATCGATCTGCTGCTGATTCAAAAGCCAACAGACCACATCTCCATCTCGTATGCACAGATATACAGGTGAGATATTGATACATGGTATTAATTCACTAATTCAATTGTGATCAGTAATCAATTTGCTTATTTCCTCTTGTAGTTACgtctacaagtgtgtgtgtcagcaacATTCAGAGCTTCTGTACAAGGATTTGACGCAGAAAATCATTTCTCATCTGAATCAGGTCTCCTCACGTCTAGAAGTAAGGAATAAATCGACTTAGAGCCAAATGTATTGGAATATATAACTTCACAATTCATTATTAACTCACGTCTACCTCTGACCCCCAGGTAAGTCGACCCGAGGACTTCATAGAGAACTTCAACCTGGCCCTGAGCCAATACACAGCATCTCTACAATGCATCGTTCCAGTATTCATGTACATGGTATGTACCACTTCAAGTAGTACTTCGATAGTATCAGTATTTATGGTCTGGTATGCTAAATGGTCAACCCTTTGCCCTAGGGGAACCTTTTTGTTACTACCTGAAATGCAGAGTGCATTCAACAACATTTTCACAGCCGCAGGTCTTGTGAGTATTATCCTGAAGTTCACCATTATTACTCCCCATGTGATTCTCGAAGAACAAGTTCTACATCGAGGCAAAGTTAAACAGGGACCTGGGAGAGGAGCTGATGAAGTGGTTTGCTGACTATGTTGCAGAAAAACATGTCAAGACCCTGATGCGTGAGTAGTACAGCTCGTGACTATTTTTTTTAGTTTAGCTCGCAGTTATCTAAGATCACTCTTGACTACCTTTCATGCAAAAGGTTAAGAACCTCGACTTGTCTTTTTGGTTTGGTATATAACGCTTATGAATTTGTACATATGTATTTGTCCTGCCCAGCTCTCCTCACCAGAGCCCATTCCATGCCCTTCCAAGTCCAACCGTCAACGATGGCCAACGTGGTTAAGGGACTCTACAGCCTCCGGCCAGGTAGGATGCACTTCTGAAGGAAGCCCAGCCATGTGTTGTTACGGCTCTTTAGAGCTGATGGCACTGATGAATGTCAGATAGAAGACCgatgcacataaaaaaaaattatattgccATTACTTTTTAGAACCCTATACCATTGCTAATATAGCCATTACTTTGTTTTAATTTTCTATGTAACCCAAAACATGGTATTGGGGGGATAGGCAGGGACCTACATGAGCTGAATGTCTCTAATACTAGTCTCTTTACCAGCAAGCCAAATCCACAGTTTAACCTGTTCAGGTCATAAAGGTGTAATCACTTCTGTTTTACTTTTCCATTTAACCTAATACATGGTATTGGGGACATGCATGACATACAGGGACATACATGTGCTCCATGTCTCTAATACTAAACTAGAAAGCCAAATTCAACCCGTTCTGGTCATCGAGGTGTAATCAACGTATATTCCTTCTCTAGAGTGGGCCCAATTGGCCCCAGCCCTCTTCTCTGGATTCATTCCCCAAATCCACCCCCCCGCCACGGTGTCCCAGCTGCCCCACTACGCCGCCCACGACCAGAAGCTGCAGCTGGAGCTTTCCATGAACGGCTTCCCACGGTGAGTGACTGGAGCTGCAGGTGTGGAGCTACGAGACCTGCTTGGTTTAAGGAggacctattatactacttttctggtcttaatttcttatgaatgactcctatagcgcaacctgacacgaatcacagcacaaaaaacgatgtcgattttcgggaaacccttcctctcatctgggcgctttcagcattctctgtcaacgctccgtttcgtccttctccgccccctcgcccccctcctgccaacccaactccgttgtgattggttaccttccttgaagcgcgtgcgcgggcagatttgaccaggcatatgggggcgcggcaggagtgcctctacgtagatgatttcccggaaatgtgaacaagtgaatcgcaaacgttgttccgtgtgtttagcgctctgcacagccaccccagactgtcagcagggaatacgtcaaAATGCAtctacgtcattatttgacactttagtatggttaaacatgactatcaatcattataacaacgtttatagatcataaaagtcaaaaaagcataataggtccccctTAAGGATTTACCATAAGCGTCAATCACAGGGAGAGTCTTTTTACATATCTCTATTGTCAagattttgtgttttgtgtcagtTGCAGGTGATGGACATCCGATCAGTTTTTCCTTTAGTTGCAACATTTTATAAAAGGATGCCCAACACTCAAACCTAATTCAAAACATCTAAATGGATGTTATGGTGCTATacggctctttctctctccaagCCATGAGACATGTGCCCTTCACATTTTAACCACAAGCTTCTCATTCTCGCTTCCCAGTGGTGACCAGTCTCGCAAGCGGTCCAGTGAGGACTCCTAACACCGAGAGGCCGAATCAGTGGCGTCCGAGTTAAAAACACAATCTGCCCAGTGTGCTCCCGTGTCCAAGACGGGAAACTGACTCATTGTAGGTACATACATGTGTGTCAGCGTTGTGTTGCGTCCATTTGCCAGGAACCTAAGCCCACAAAGTGACTGTGAACGACACAAAGTATAGGGGGGTTGCTATCttgaacacaaataaaatgttcACATACAAACCTTCCGGGAGCGCCTCCAAACGTGAACTCCATGCAAACTTAGTCATATTTAGGATACACACCAACTGTAGTCGTGTGTTGGGAACTACTGTGCATGCTGGGGTTGATTTTGCCCTGCTCTTTTGTTGTTCATTTGGAGTAGTGCCTTCCATGTCTGTCTTTGGAATCAGGTGTCACGACGTAGGGTGACTTGATGGTATTTCTCAGTTCAAATGAACTCTGTTTGATCTCTGTACGTTTTTTTCCATTTAACACCCTGATAATGACTCTTAACTGCTGCTAGAAAGATCGCTACTAAGAATATTTTTTCAAAATACTACTCAATATTTTTCATTCATATAATAGTTTTGTACAAATTGAAAGTGATGATTCTTCCTTTACCGTTCATAACAACATTACTGCTAATGCGGGCTTACAGAATGGGTCATATCAAGCTTATTCCATTGAATTTGATtgctgtcgtgtgtgtgtatagaccAATTATGTTTTGTGACAAAAATACTGTGGCAAAAATACAGAAGCTGCACAGTTAGTGACTTTGCATTGACTGCTGATAATTCCGCCTCACTATCTTGGTTAAACCCTTATCCAGGCAAATCCCAAAGACTATCTCACAGTGTGCCATTATTACCTTTTCATAATGACACTGGCGTTCATGTGATGCGGGAGTCTGGTGTTCTCCTGGTCACTGACTGGCTACGCTGTGTAGCCAGTCACATGTCACTGAGCTGTTTTCAAACTAACAGGATCTGATGGCATGGGCCAGTCTTCTTATCATGCAGAACTGAGTTGGAAACTAATTGTAAAATCAATTAACCATTGGCTTTGCTCACCTTGCCGACTGATCGGTTGGCATTGAGGGCTGTCCAATCAGGTGCCAGACGGATTCGGAAATTGGCAGAAATGTATTCTTACTATCCAGGTTACCTTTCTGTGTTGCTTCacaataaatgtgtgtgtgtgtctctgtgtgcgtgtgtataattCGACTCTGCTTTTTTGTGCTTGCACATGCAGTGATTGTTTAACACGCTAGTAAAGCATTGTAAATACTACTCTGCATGGAAGGCAGGCAGCATACCGTAGCTGCTGCTCCAGATCCATTTGGCCAGCTTGTTTACATGTTTACTGTTTTTCGTTTACACTGTTTTAGGTGTAATTGATTGGATGCTCAGGTTGGCTGTATATTGTTTGATTCATTCTGTGGAAATTGGAGATTGTTTCTGACGTTTCTTTGTGTACAGGTTGTTtcacaaataataaaaagaaaaaatctaaATGGTCGTTTCTCATTGGTTGACATTTATtgtgaatattaaaaaaatcaataGCATAGATATTGTGAAGCAAAGGATAATCTTCAAccatattaaataaatacaaacacaactgATAAAATGAATAGTGATTCTGCAGCAACTCAGAAGACGTATTTCTTTCACGTACCAGTAAATCTCACTCCACTTGTCTGTCTCCGTGTGCCAGAGGAGTGGTGCTTTTGGACGACAGACCCCCATAGGAGCTGCACGCTCCGAGAGGAATCCCCTTTCAGAACCGCCCCCGTGACCAATGAGCACGCACAGCACCCAAGCACATGGCAAGGCCGCCCCAAAATAACCTGAGACTACAGCGCTGACAAATGTTGCTACTTTTACTGCTGACAGGGTTACCCTACCCTAGCGACTTGCCCCCATGTTTTTTCCGGTAAACTCCAAGGTTCTCTCCGTGTGAGAGGCCGGGCAGCTGCCACCGTTAGGATTTCCCAAGGTGGGTGCCACCGGAAGACCAGGTTTGCTGTGAGGATTTGCCGCTCCTAGACGGGGCCAGCTGGGGGGCTTATTAGGTAAGGTAAATCAAGCTAAATATCCCGTCATTTAGCAACAGCCACATCAAAGCTGTGTGTCGCCTCCAAATTGTCTCTCACAATGACCCACTGGCAGGCATGTGGCTTCTATTTTTAGTCGAAAGTGTTTGTTTTACCTAATTTAATTTGGACTCATCTGGGAGTATTCAGACCCTAGTCTGAGTCTATTCACTCACAGTGAACCATAAAGCCGTTTTACCTCACCGGCCGCCACACTCCCTTTTCTAAAacttaattaataaaataaccaCTCTGCTTGTGCAGTTTAACTTAATCCTTAGTGTGGCTGATGATCAAAGATCCTGTTAATAGGAGTGAAGAGGATGAGAGGAATTGCTTTTACTTGATTTTCTTCATGTAAACTGAGCCCTTACTATTATTAGATGGGACTTGGTGGGCTTGGAGGCTGTTTGCAAAGGATTAATGTACACAACAGCTGCAGTGACGGCTACAGATCTGTTGGAGGGCATCGCTGCCTCCCTTAATTGAGCAGATTTGAGTGTCAGCCGCAAATGTGTTCCATCTCTGGTGTCTAAATTGAATAAGAACTCAAGGCTTCTGGCAAAGTGTTGTCCAAAGGCAACATTTCTAGAATTTCTGAAAAGGCTGTCGGGGAGGTGTAACTTCTGTCTGCGTTTCATGAGTTCTAGCGCTAAGAAACTGATATCCCCTGGCTGAGGAAATGTGTGAGGTTAAATGAGCCAAAATAGAAATATAGTTCTAATTTATTTCGACTTGGCTTCTATTTTATTCTATTCAGGGAACAAAAAATCAGTCCTGGTGCACAAATATTAGTAACATTCCTTATTCATTTACTTTAACTTttaatgtatttgtaatgttttTGAGTAAAGGTTTAGTACATCAGCTGTCTACAACTTGAAGTTGTTTATTTAGCAGCCTTTATAAAATCTTTTTCAGATTTTGTCACCGTATTTTCCAGCTTACTAATTTTTGTACTGACACTGGAAGTCATTAAAAAGAGTTAAACTACATATCCTTCATACGTTATATtccttgttgttgatgttgttgttgttgttgttgttgttgttgttgttgtttcactGCGTACCGACATGTTTATTGGGCCTCTAAAAGCCAGGCCTtggcggtggacgcaaggagggtccgcgaggacgtaaggggtccgtcaCCCCctttgcgttgcgtcgacgtggaaccgtaatcagcccttaagCCTTGCTGTGATCCTCCAGCAGTTGTTCCGACCAATCACCTGCCCCgtgtggtccccccccccccccccccagcatgcaGGACCACAACGGCGCTGAGCCGCCGCAGCAGCTCCTGAGGGAAAGCTACCTGGCAGAGGCCCGCGCCCAGCAGCGCCACAGCGACATGAGCCGCTCGGACTCCAGCAGCTCCCGCCGCCTCGTCTACGGGGGCCTCAAGGGCCAGGCGGAGGAGCCGGAGGCCCCCGACGAGCGCCCGGGGCCCGACCTCTCGGCCTTCCTcagccaggaggagctggacgaGAGCGTCAACCTGGCGTGCCAGGCCATCGGACACAAGCCCCGCGAGGAGAGGGCGGCGGAGAGGAAGGCCCCTCGAGGCGCGGCCCGCTCTGCGCCGACCGCGGCGACGCCTTCCTCGGCCGTCCCCACGGCGACCGTCTGCTCAGCGCCTTCGTCGTCTTCCTTCACTGTCAcagtccctccctcctcatcatcgtccttcaccgtccctccctctgcaccttcatcctcctccttcagcgtccctccttcctcctcatccctctctgtctccgtccctcactctgcaccctcccccccctcctcctcctcctcctcctcctcctcctttgccgtccctccccccccctcctcctcctcctcctcctcctcctttgccgtccctcccccctcctcctcttcctcctcctttgctGTCCTCCCCCCGGCGGCCCCCGTGAGGAAGGAGCCCTCCCAGCCCCCACACGCGGCGGCGTTCAGAGCGGACACTAAGTCGGAGAGCGCTCCGGCTCTGGCAGCCAACGGCATGAGCCACAGCAAGCCGCCGGGCGGGGCCCCCGCCACCGACCCCGCTCGCCCGGCCAGGGGCCCCCCGGGCTTCGGCGTGGAGAACCAGTCCAAGAAGGAGTTCCTGAACAAGGCGGCGGACTTCATCGAGGAGCTGTCCTCCCTGTTCAAGGCCAACAGCACCAAGAGGGTCCGGCCCCAAGGGTCCGGCCGCAAGACGCACAAGAGCTGGTCTCAGAAGGACCCCGAGGACCGCGACCGCCCGGTCgaggcccccggccccccggaggAGGCGGCCGTGGAGAGCCGGCGGCCGAGCCCGGGGGCCGCCCCCTACCCGCCGGAGCGGGAGGCTGTCCAACCTCTGCCCCCCCAGCAGGACGGCCCAGCGGGCGGGGCGCAGCAGACCCACGGTGACCCTCCCTcccagcaggtggaggtggaggaggaggaggaggagggggggcagcgagaggaggaggaggagcaggagcagccgGAGGGGGAAGCGGGGAGAGCTGCCCCGACGGACCCCCCATACTCAGAGGAGCCCGTCTGCGAGCCTCCCTGCTTCGTCCAGAAGCTGAAGAGCCGGGAGGTTCTAGAGGGCAGCAAGGTCCAGCTGGATTGCACCGTGACAGGACTGCCCGTGCCCGAGGTCCGGTAAGGGAACCACCCACCACACCGTCCGGGGTGAGGCTAGTACCAGCACGGGGCCGTCCCGGCTCAGCGTGCGcagagtgtgttttgtgtttgtgattgttatCAAGTCAGCTGCTGGCTGACTGTAGTTCAACACTCGGTGCACCAGGGGTAAGTCGCTTCAACGTCCAAGTCCCTCTGGTCCCCTCGGCTGGGATGTGTGGTGGGTCAGTATCCGACCAGATTATTTATATTAAGTGTTCCTCCGGCTCACTTTGGATGTATCTCTGTGGGAAGGCGGTAGGACGGGAAGGAGAAGGCCACCGCGTCTAGGGTAAGAGGGTGGCGTCTCGATATTACTCTTTCAGAATGTGGTATAGCGGGAGCACAGGTTCATAAATAGTCTATGGCATTCGATTGCTGCATACCGCGAGAGCCACGCGTTTCATTATTGTTATACAAAGGGTTTTGAAAGTCAAAGCGAGTTTTGGACGCGGGCTGAGCAGCTGGATCCACGGGGACCTACCTGATATCTTTACTGACAAGGTGTCAGTAAAGGAGAGACGGAACACACTGCTGCTGCCTCAAGTGATTTGAATGAATACCGTGTCCCTTCAGAGGTGTGAGTTGAGATGAATGATGTGTTTAAGGTTCTGAGGCCACTCAGAAAAAGGTGACAAGTGACGATATCCAACAGCTgttaggtatgtgtgtgtgcgtttgtgtttgtgtgtgtgcgtgcgtgtgtgcgtgcgtgcgctacAAGCTCCAGGTTATTTCACGAGCAGCGTTCAGGTTACATGCATTGCTTCTGATCACAAACATGGACTAAGAATGAGGTTAAAAAGCTGTTTAGCGGATCTAAACCTTGATGGGGAGGGAATGAAGCTCTGAGGGGGTCACATCAGAGGGGGGTAGAGACCCGGACCTGTTGAACATTGTTTAGCTGCTAACGTATTCTGGTCTGGGGGAGAATTTAGCTCTCTGCCATTTTTAGCGGGGACAACCACAGAGCAATGAAGTCCCATCTGATACAGCAATAGCAGGGGAAGTGGAAAGAAACACCCTGAGGAAGTAGAACCTGCGAAGACATAGTACACAGTTTCTCGTTTCCTCTTTTCTTTTCCTACGTTTTTCTTCGCTCTGCGAAAAAAGCGTTTCCGTGAACTGCTTGACCTTCTTGCTACGTAAAAAGCAAAACAAGGAATTGGGTGTTGTGTGCCATGTGTGTAATCATCCCATGTAGTCCGTTGCCACATTACAACGAGGCTGtgaaggagaccagaccaggCCACCACGCCAGACGGTTGTCCGCATAATTTGGCGCGTACATCCTGTCTTGGAGGGCTAAGCGGCGCTGGTGCGTCAGGGCATAGCATTGTGCATATCCACCGTCTATCTTTAGCCCGCTGCGTAGAGACCATGAGCCCCCCCTGCTCCAGGGATCTCCTCCactctgctgggggggggggggggagtgagaggggggctgagggggggtgctgggggtgggtaggtgagggggctggggggggctttGGGGTGGGTGAGAAGGGGTGCTAGGGGGGctgagtgggggtggggggggggggggggttaacagagtgggggtgggtgggagaggggtgCTGTTGGGGGTCTGCTAGGCAGCATGTGACCGGTGCAGCGAGGTGCCGTCACCCCCCTGAACCGGTCCTCCTCTCTGAACCCCGAGGACGTGCGCTGCGGGCGGCCTGGACGGCCCTCGGTGGAGCCGGCCCTGAGCGCTGCCCGCTGGGTTTGGGTCGCGTCACCAGAGCTTCCTCGAAGCGTCGCCGTGCTTCTGTGAAACGGGAGTGCGAGATGTGCGTGTTCTGGCGCGGGTCGGGTGACGTCACGGGTTAACTGAATGAGCTGGGACTTTGCTGTCTggcttggggagggggggggggggggtctgtgtgggcTGGGGGGTAGATACTTAATATACCCCCTCAATGTATAGCATTTAAAAGGCGACCCAAATTCAGGAAACCGAACATGGAGACGCATCAGATACAGTCCAGGAGAATTTGAACGTAATTCCTCTTCGAAACGCAATATTCTGAATCAATCCATTGTTCTACCACCCATGACCCAGTATGGATGCTTCTATGAAGGGGTAAGCCAGGGAGCATTGGGTGCTGTTCACAGTGACCACATAATAGCGTATTGCTGTGATCCTGCCTGTTTACAGGGTACATCTGACACAGTATCATGACCTCCTCAGAATAGATCCCGCTCAGACCCGTGGCACTGGAGGACGGTGTGCGTCATTGGTCAAAATCCAGAGCGGGGAGTTGTTGTGATACACTCTGGGTTGGCTATTAAACGGTAGAGCTTATGTTCATCGAAAAAGCTCGATGTTGATTGAGGACAGCAAGGCTGGAAGCTGTAAATGCCTTGATTGACGGCATCATAATTAATGCAGATAGGGTGGATCAATGTGACGTGTGCTTGGAAACAAGATTAAATCATGTTAATGAACTCCTCAATAAACGATCGATTGGAATACAAAGGTAGCCAGTGAAAAGTGAAGTGTAAAATATGAACTTTCCACTAATTCAGACATTCCGGCTAATTCAGCCAACGTCAATTCAGCGTTCCCAACGTTGTGTCTACTTATTCAGAGCCCATCAGCCAGAGGAACAGTTCTCAAGTATGATATACTGATCCTAAGCATTAAATACCTTATCTCATAACCAGCAAGGGAGTAAGCAAGGTTTCCTGTTATACTGGGTAAATTGATAGGCCTGCCTCATCATACACTTCCTTTCGCTTGACCTCTATATAGCGTTATGTCCTGGCAGTCAGCCAGTCCGTATTACTGGCAGCCCCAGAGCCGTGGTGAGTGCAGAGTGCCTGACACACAAGAGCTTTCTATTGAGGATGGTTTATGGTATCAACAGGTGGTGAACCGAACCAAACTCGAACATCTGAACCAAAAGAATGACACATTTCGTTGGTAAAgctgtatttaagatttagaatGCCTCAAATTTGTATTGGGAAGCCCATAGACCTTTGACGAATGCAATCTGAAACCAAACATTTTAGATCAGCAAATTTCTTACAATTGCTGATCTGAAATTCTCGGAAATCTGAAAATCTGAAAATGTATCCGTCATTTGATCAGCGGAGAAATCCTCAACAAACAGAATTCCTAATATGTGTCCATgccgcactgtgtgtgtgtgtgtgtgtgtgtgtgtgtgtgtgtgtgtgtgtgtgtgtgtgtgtgtgtgtgtgtgtgtgtgtgtgtgtgtgtgtgtgtgtgtgtgtgtgtgtgtgtgtgtaaaggcatGTGAGCTTCGAACCTGTTACATTATCAATATTTCTTCGCAAAAATGTTTGGATCTTTTTCTCCTTCTTAGTAAATTTGGATccaaataaaagcatttaaatgtgtgtctgtgtctgtgtgtgtctgtctgtctgtctgcgtgtgtgtctgtgtctgtgtctgtgtctgtgtctgtgtttgcgtgtgtgtctgtgcgtgtaggTGGTTCTGCGAGGGCAAGGAGCTGGAGAACAGCCCGGACATCCAGATCTTGACCCTCGCCGGGCGCCACTCCCTCATCATCGCCGAGGCCTTCGAGGAAGACACCGGCCGCTACTCCTGCTTCGCCTCCAACTACTACGGCACCGACTCCACGTCGGCAGAGATCTACGTGGAGGGTGAGGCCCGGAGGTCCTCCGCCCtcttaagggctgattacggccccacgttcacgcaacgcaaggggggtgacggaccccttacgtcctcgcggaccctccttgcgtccaccgccaTGGGCCTGACGTGAGCCTTCCAAAAATGTttaccttccgtcgaggcgacgcagcagcgagggctgtgattggtcggctcactaaaaacccgacgcagaaccgtgaaggttcacgactgcgtcgaagcgtctgcgtgggcgttgcgttgcgttgcgtgAGCGGGGAACCGTAATCAGCCCTTCAGGAGGGTCATGGGTCACGCGGCTCGGTCGGGTGGAGTCCCAGAGGGTGACCTGCGGCTCTGTTTCTGTCCCACGCAGGCGCCTCGTCCACGGACTCGGAGGGAGAGCCGTTCGTTGAACACGTGCCCCAGTGAGTTCCCGGCCCTCGTCAACCTCCTTTCTTCCTCTGCAGACTTGATCGGATGAGAACCGGATTTCACGGAAATCTGATGACCATGTGTCGTTTACGCGTGGAAAATGTACGATTTACATCGTGCCTCTTGTCTGTTTTTTCTCAGTCAAGTACAGAAAGCACAAACGCATCCAGCCACGCCGGCTCCCCTGGCAGCCCGGCCGGCAGCCGACATTGGAGCCGACGACTCAGACGCCTCAAGTCAAACCACCATcgtctccacccccacctccaccgccgccgccgcctccacccccacctccaccgccgccgccgccgcctccacaGCAGAGGAGGATCAGCCCTATCAGCACCCCCCCGTCGGGACGCTGAGAGAGGAGTCCCCCGTCCAGCCGGAAGCTCCTCCTCCGGCATCAGAGTGCTCCTCCACCACAGCCACACCGTTTCTGTACGAGGAGCCTTCCGAGGCCCCCGTCGCCCCCCTGCCGTGTGCCCCCGTCCCCCCGACGGCAGAGCCCCAGGAGGAGCCGGTTCCTGAACCCCTCCTCGGGGCGGGTCCTCAGCCGCTGGGTCTGGTGGAGGTGAACCCGGCGGAGGCCTACGGTCAAGGGGCTCCGTCACAGACTCTCACCGTGGAGGTGAATGGTAGAAGGTGTACACGTTGCATTTGTAATGCCTGCTCTTTATTGACGTTGGTAtatttgaccccccccccccctcccccccccccccccct
Above is a window of Gadus morhua chromosome 15, gadMor3.0, whole genome shotgun sequence DNA encoding:
- the cacul1 gene encoding CDK2-associated and cullin domain-containing protein 1 isoform X2, which translates into the protein MESMEEDRFEPLPYLPARGVQERPENREKNHPKATNNSQLMDSDSSSEGSEVCESDIPASAASGADKMSTNSTSKFLLNAMAVDDYRKNHWPNLEKAIDLLLIQKPTDHISISYAQIYSYVYKCVCQQHSELLYKDLTQKIISHLNQVSSRLEVSRPEDFIENFNLALSQYTASLQCIVPVFMYMNKFYIEAKLNRDLGEELMKWFADYVAEKHVKTLMPLLTRAHSMPFQVQPSTMANVVKGLYSLRPEWAQLAPALFSGFIPQIHPPATVSQLPHYAAHDQKLQLELSMNGFPRGDQSRKRSSEDS
- the LOC115560162 gene encoding myopalladin-like encodes the protein MQDHNGAEPPQQLLRESYLAEARAQQRHSDMSRSDSSSSRRLVYGGLKGQAEEPEAPDERPGPDLSAFLSQEELDESVNLACQAIGHKPREERAAERKAPRGAARSAPTAATPSSAVPTATVCSAPSSSSFTVTVPPSSSSSFTVPPSAPSSSSFSV
- the cacul1 gene encoding CDK2-associated and cullin domain-containing protein 1 isoform X1, with amino-acid sequence MESMEEDRFEVSDDHNHNYCAPAGGDVHTDIRKSQLTDVTSSFPQPLPYLPARGVQERPENREKNHPKATNNSQLMDSDSSSEGSEVCESDIPASAASGADKMSTNSTSKFLLNAMAVDDYRKNHWPNLEKAIDLLLIQKPTDHISISYAQIYSYVYKCVCQQHSELLYKDLTQKIISHLNQVSSRLEVSRPEDFIENFNLALSQYTASLQCIVPVFMYMNKFYIEAKLNRDLGEELMKWFADYVAEKHVKTLMPLLTRAHSMPFQVQPSTMANVVKGLYSLRPEWAQLAPALFSGFIPQIHPPATVSQLPHYAAHDQKLQLELSMNGFPRGDQSRKRSSEDS